One part of the Aureibacillus halotolerans genome encodes these proteins:
- the cax gene encoding calcium/proton exchanger produces the protein MNRVFFWMVCIGVPFSVLGSFYLSSTLMFIVYSLTIVALSAYIGRATESLAIVTGPRLGGLLNATFGNAVELIISIFALQAGLVNVVLASLTGSVIGNLLLVAGLSFFVGGLRFKRQTFNVHDARHHSGLLIFAVLVAFVIPEIFSQQVSEETTYTMSIAISIVLIVFYALALIFRLVTHRGVYSQPGDEPEEEETPEWSARKATIILGLTTAAVAYISEQLVHTLEDVARTFGWSELFIGIILVAIIGNAAEHASAVLMAYKNRMNVAIEIALGSTIQIAMFVVPLLVFLSFLIGQPMALVFTIPELIAMIVSIFLVISVTNDGDTNWFEGALLLGAYIILAIGFYFL, from the coding sequence TTGAATCGTGTGTTTTTTTGGATGGTTTGTATTGGTGTCCCATTTTCAGTTCTGGGTAGCTTCTATCTGTCCTCTACGCTAATGTTTATCGTCTATTCTTTAACGATTGTTGCGTTATCTGCCTATATTGGCAGGGCAACGGAGAGCTTGGCAATCGTCACCGGTCCAAGGCTGGGTGGTTTGCTCAACGCCACGTTCGGCAACGCCGTGGAATTAATTATCTCGATTTTTGCTTTGCAGGCGGGGCTTGTGAATGTGGTCCTTGCCTCCCTCACTGGTTCTGTTATTGGGAATCTGTTACTTGTTGCAGGGTTATCCTTTTTTGTTGGGGGATTAAGATTCAAACGCCAAACCTTTAATGTGCATGATGCGCGTCATCACTCTGGGCTGCTAATTTTTGCAGTGCTCGTCGCGTTTGTTATTCCAGAGATTTTTTCACAACAAGTATCAGAGGAAACAACCTATACAATGAGCATTGCCATCTCTATTGTGTTAATCGTATTTTATGCTTTAGCTCTTATTTTCCGGCTAGTGACTCATCGAGGTGTTTATTCTCAGCCAGGTGATGAACCTGAAGAGGAAGAAACCCCAGAGTGGTCAGCGCGTAAAGCGACCATCATACTTGGATTAACTACGGCAGCGGTCGCGTACATTTCCGAGCAGCTCGTACATACATTAGAGGATGTGGCGAGAACGTTTGGATGGAGTGAACTTTTTATTGGGATTATTCTCGTCGCCATCATCGGGAATGCTGCGGAACACGCGTCAGCCGTCTTAATGGCGTACAAAAATCGCATGAATGTCGCCATTGAAATTGCTTTAGGGTCAACGATACAGATTGCAATGTTTGTTGTACCACTGCTTGTGTTTTTGTCATTTCTGATTGGACAACCAATGGCCCTGGTGTTTACAATACCTGAACTTATTGCAATGATCGTTTCTATATTTCTTGTGATTTCAGTGACCAACGATGGCGATACGAATTGGTTTGAAGGAGCGCTATTGCTTGGGGCGTATATTATTTTAGCGATCGGATTTTATTTTCTTTAA
- a CDS encoding GNAT family N-acetyltransferase produces MGHIFYKELYFYPGNTPTFGTIRTYTPPDFEGLIRLQEECFPPPFPSELHWDVEQLQNHVTLFPDGALCAEVDGKLVGSITSLIVREEDYAEHTWATITDDGMIRNHNPQGDALYVVDLCVSPEFRGQGIGSKLMSSLYEVTTAYRLKKLFGGVRMPGYAKVADQLTPHEYLEDILSGKRTDPIVTMLMKSGRRPIKLLPDYIDDDQSKGYAVLMEWANPILSESNIP; encoded by the coding sequence ATGGGACATATATTTTATAAAGAGCTTTATTTTTACCCGGGCAACACGCCTACTTTTGGGACAATCAGGACCTATACACCGCCCGATTTTGAAGGGTTAATTCGTCTGCAAGAAGAGTGCTTTCCACCGCCATTCCCGTCTGAGCTTCACTGGGATGTTGAACAGCTTCAAAATCATGTAACGCTATTTCCTGACGGTGCTTTATGTGCAGAAGTGGATGGAAAGCTTGTGGGATCTATTACAAGCTTGATTGTTAGAGAAGAGGATTATGCAGAGCACACATGGGCGACGATAACCGATGATGGCATGATTCGAAACCATAATCCACAAGGCGATGCGCTTTATGTGGTCGACCTTTGTGTAAGCCCTGAATTTAGGGGGCAAGGAATCGGAAGCAAGCTTATGAGTTCATTGTACGAGGTTACAACCGCCTATCGCTTAAAAAAGCTGTTCGGAGGTGTGCGAATGCCAGGGTATGCAAAAGTGGCTGATCAACTCACGCCTCATGAATACCTGGAGGACATTCTCTCAGGCAAGAGAACTGATCCGATTGTCACGATGCTAATGAAAAGTGGTCGGCGCCCGATAAAATTACTGCCGGATTATATCGATGATGACCAGTCAAAAGGGTACGCCGTTCTAATGGAGTGGGCGAATCCCATCTTATCAGAATCCAATATTCCTTGA
- a CDS encoding ammonium transporter, with translation MEIPQLINTLWVVVSAILVIFMLGGFIMLEAGSTRMKNAGHIAGKTIFTFGISSIVFWALGYGLIFGEGNAFIGFSNFFYDGGDLGQDIAGPAFFLFQTAFAGISLTIAFGGFAERAKLSVYVLFAVLFSVLVYPVIAHWIWGGGWLSALGKQDFAGSTVVHLTGAMAALAATLLLKPRLGKYNKDRSPNQLFGHNQVFTALGVLILWVGWFGFNAGSTLGVDDGFFGYVALVTNIAAGVGAIGALAVSWMSAGKSDVPTMLNGALAGLVAITASCAFVSPLGAIIIGLVAGILVYYSMILFEKLNIDDPIFALSVHGMAGVWGTLSTGFFATPELAAANGGRAGLFYGGGFEQLLVQATGVGVSALYAFGVAFVLLLVLKAVLGGLRVSEEEEIMGLDMAEHGSYGYPESMQAVVEQAASKESATSAPQGNSFKG, from the coding sequence TTGGAAATACCACAGCTCATTAACACACTTTGGGTCGTCGTCTCTGCAATTCTAGTCATCTTCATGTTAGGCGGATTTATCATGCTCGAGGCTGGTTCTACGAGGATGAAAAATGCTGGTCACATTGCCGGCAAAACAATCTTTACGTTTGGGATTTCCTCTATAGTCTTCTGGGCGCTAGGCTATGGCTTGATTTTCGGAGAAGGAAACGCATTTATCGGCTTTTCTAACTTCTTCTACGATGGAGGAGACCTGGGGCAAGATATTGCTGGACCTGCGTTCTTTCTATTCCAAACCGCATTTGCGGGCATCTCCTTAACCATTGCGTTCGGTGGTTTCGCGGAGAGAGCGAAGCTTTCCGTCTACGTTCTGTTCGCTGTCTTGTTCTCCGTCTTGGTTTACCCGGTGATTGCTCACTGGATCTGGGGAGGCGGCTGGTTGTCTGCGCTTGGAAAGCAGGATTTTGCTGGATCAACCGTTGTGCATTTAACCGGTGCGATGGCCGCGTTGGCAGCGACGCTTCTTTTAAAACCTCGTCTTGGCAAATACAATAAGGACCGTTCACCGAATCAATTGTTTGGTCACAACCAAGTGTTTACGGCTTTAGGGGTATTAATTCTATGGGTCGGTTGGTTTGGTTTTAATGCAGGAAGCACGCTCGGTGTAGATGATGGCTTCTTCGGCTATGTTGCGCTTGTCACGAACATTGCAGCAGGCGTAGGGGCGATAGGAGCACTTGCTGTCTCTTGGATGAGTGCTGGAAAGTCTGATGTACCAACGATGCTCAATGGAGCACTTGCTGGTCTCGTCGCCATTACAGCATCCTGTGCATTCGTTTCACCTCTTGGTGCTATTATCATTGGACTCGTTGCCGGTATTTTGGTTTACTATAGTATGATATTGTTTGAAAAATTAAACATTGATGATCCGATTTTTGCCCTCTCTGTTCACGGTATGGCAGGTGTGTGGGGCACATTATCCACTGGATTTTTCGCAACACCAGAATTGGCGGCTGCCAATGGTGGGCGTGCAGGTCTTTTCTATGGAGGCGGATTCGAGCAGTTGCTCGTGCAAGCAACGGGTGTTGGCGTTTCAGCGCTTTACGCGTTTGGCGTTGCCTTTGTCCTGCTACTAGTCTTGAAAGCTGTTCTTGGTGGCTTGAGAGTATCTGAAGAGGAAGAAATTATGGGTCTTGATATGGCTGAGCATGGCAGTTACGGTTATCCAGAGTCTATGCAAGCCGTTGTCGAGCAAGCTGCATCAAAAGAATCAGCAACTTCGGCACCACAAGGGAATTCATTTAAAGGCTAG
- the argS gene encoding arginine--tRNA ligase has protein sequence MESLKTIWSTVVQEAVAENVTLDDVYQLIETPKQAGHGDLAFPCFILAKQQRKAPTVIASELAERLHHPWIKRVVAVGGYVNVLFHRNIIANQVLKQILDNGSTYGSNSSGNNANVPIDFSSPNIAKPFSMGHLRSTVIGQSIARLAEKNGYMPIRINYIGDWGTQFGKLIAAYTLWHTEYDTKADPIRALFQMYVRFHKEAKHTPELEDAGRQWFVKLEAGDADALALWRWFRELSLESFNHLYQRLNVSFDLVRGEAYYNDKMKPIVNELKSKGLLEESQGASVVRLDGEVPPCLIQKKDGASLYATRDLAAAFDRHTSYEPTRMLYVVGQEQALHFVQVKEVLKKMGASWADQVEHVSFGLLLSGGKKMSTRKGHVVMLEDVLDEAKNRALASIQARTPHLFEMEKVAEKVAVGALIFHDLKHYRQNDVEFSLEQMLTFEGETGPYLQYTFARAKTLLEKGGWSEADQHTITEIDEEAWPIVKALEEWPAKIKQAWQQTDPSLIARHLLSLAKAFNTFYSQVRIIDDSANKATRLTIVWTVATVLEDGLKLLGIQAPEKM, from the coding sequence ATGGAATCATTGAAAACGATTTGGAGTACGGTCGTACAAGAGGCGGTTGCGGAAAATGTAACTTTAGATGACGTCTATCAGCTGATAGAGACCCCGAAACAAGCTGGGCATGGAGATTTGGCCTTTCCATGCTTTATCTTGGCTAAACAACAAAGGAAAGCACCGACAGTGATTGCTTCGGAGCTTGCTGAGCGCCTTCACCATCCTTGGATTAAGCGCGTCGTTGCTGTAGGCGGGTATGTCAATGTGCTCTTTCATCGCAATATCATTGCGAATCAAGTGCTGAAACAGATATTGGACAATGGAAGCACCTACGGCTCAAACAGCTCTGGGAACAACGCAAACGTTCCGATTGATTTTTCGTCTCCGAACATTGCAAAGCCTTTTTCAATGGGGCATCTTCGCTCAACGGTCATAGGGCAATCTATAGCTCGACTTGCTGAAAAAAATGGCTATATGCCCATCCGCATTAATTATATTGGCGATTGGGGGACGCAATTCGGTAAGCTCATTGCAGCATATACATTATGGCATACGGAGTATGATACGAAAGCAGACCCCATTCGTGCCTTGTTTCAGATGTATGTTCGTTTTCACAAGGAGGCAAAACATACTCCTGAGTTGGAGGATGCAGGCAGACAGTGGTTCGTAAAGCTCGAAGCAGGGGATGCAGATGCGTTGGCGCTTTGGCGCTGGTTTCGTGAGCTGTCTTTAGAGTCGTTTAATCACTTGTATCAACGACTTAATGTGAGCTTTGATCTTGTGCGAGGCGAGGCCTATTATAACGACAAAATGAAACCAATTGTGAATGAGCTTAAAAGCAAAGGTTTGCTAGAAGAGTCTCAAGGGGCTTCAGTTGTTCGCTTGGATGGTGAGGTGCCCCCTTGTCTTATTCAAAAAAAGGATGGCGCTTCATTGTACGCTACGAGAGATTTGGCGGCGGCGTTTGATCGTCACACGTCCTATGAACCAACACGAATGTTGTATGTGGTAGGGCAGGAGCAGGCGCTTCATTTTGTTCAAGTGAAGGAGGTGCTAAAAAAGATGGGTGCCTCTTGGGCAGACCAAGTGGAGCATGTCTCTTTTGGACTGCTTTTATCTGGTGGGAAAAAAATGTCCACGAGAAAGGGGCACGTCGTCATGCTAGAAGACGTTCTAGATGAGGCGAAAAATCGCGCGCTCGCCTCGATCCAAGCAAGAACGCCTCATTTATTTGAGATGGAAAAGGTGGCCGAAAAGGTTGCTGTTGGGGCGCTGATCTTCCATGATTTAAAGCATTATCGCCAAAATGATGTGGAATTTTCTCTGGAGCAGATGCTTACCTTTGAAGGTGAAACAGGTCCGTATCTTCAGTACACCTTTGCTAGAGCAAAAACGCTGTTAGAAAAAGGGGGATGGAGCGAAGCTGATCAGCATACAATAACAGAAATTGACGAGGAGGCATGGCCGATCGTTAAAGCATTGGAAGAATGGCCAGCAAAAATTAAGCAAGCGTGGCAGCAGACAGATCCTTCACTCATCGCAAGGCATCTGCTTTCATTGGCAAAAGCGTTCAACACATTTTATAGCCAAGTGCGTATCATCGACGATTCTGCGAACAAAGCTACACGTTTGACGATTGTGTGGACAGTTGCCACTGTGTTAGAGGATGGGCTGAAACTGTTGGGAATTCAGGCGCCAGAGAAAATGTAA
- a CDS encoding YwqG family protein yields MKKQLALPKVLETYREQFEQTMLPFVRLRGVLAKTGPYDSKFGGTPYFPNNESYPEDSHGVPMKLLAQLNFAQLPALEDYPDKGILQFYISVSDDVYGIDFDEPLSQKDFRVLYFEELFEEQELMSDFSFVRTIDSSPFEEDDIDIALFAVLDEEMVSVGDVRFKTHFHDDAWHFFKQYGHEADTTWGDYNDLHGGQGHKIGGYAYFTQEDPRVYEHQSHSRLLFQIDTDYSMGILWGDCGVANFFIREEDLKNRNFDQVLYNWDCS; encoded by the coding sequence ATGAAAAAACAACTGGCATTGCCTAAAGTGTTAGAAACGTATCGAGAACAATTTGAGCAGACGATGTTACCGTTCGTGCGCTTGCGCGGCGTGCTAGCGAAAACAGGCCCTTACGATAGCAAATTCGGGGGTACGCCTTATTTTCCAAACAATGAATCGTATCCTGAGGACAGCCATGGGGTTCCAATGAAGCTGTTGGCGCAATTGAACTTCGCACAACTTCCTGCGCTTGAAGATTATCCAGACAAAGGCATTCTTCAGTTTTACATTTCCGTCAGCGATGACGTGTACGGAATAGACTTTGATGAGCCTTTAAGCCAAAAGGATTTCCGTGTATTGTATTTTGAAGAGCTTTTCGAAGAGCAGGAGCTTATGTCTGATTTTTCATTTGTGAGGACGATCGACAGCTCGCCTTTTGAAGAGGACGATATCGACATTGCCTTGTTCGCCGTTTTGGATGAGGAAATGGTGTCCGTCGGTGATGTTCGCTTTAAAACACACTTTCACGATGACGCGTGGCACTTTTTTAAGCAATACGGACATGAAGCAGATACGACGTGGGGGGACTATAATGATCTCCACGGAGGGCAGGGACATAAAATAGGGGGATACGCGTATTTCACGCAAGAGGACCCTAGGGTCTATGAACACCAGTCGCATTCGCGCCTATTGTTTCAGATAGATACAGACTATTCAATGGGCATTTTATGGGGAGACTGTGGCGTAGCCAACTTTTTTATTCGTGAAGAGGACTTAAAAAACCGCAACTTTGATCAAGTATTATACAACTGGGATTGCTCATAG
- a CDS encoding exonuclease domain-containing protein has product MPFQRISDMMRRFGGRGFSSLSETNPSHAAFVRKLQREMKRHETLSVPLKQLELTVFDFETTGFWPDKGDVILSIGAIKVRNGECTDDTFYSTVLYEEPLAPEIAELTGLTHEELLDSPAIKDVLASFLSFVGTDVLVAHHAGHEKRFMEAAFLDTWGMGFKRRIVDTMWLARLAYQSAELTTLDECCQAAGIEIEHRHHALEDAKVTATLWCNSVSSFERGSVRTLQDVYEQLGMF; this is encoded by the coding sequence ATGCCATTTCAACGAATTTCTGATATGATGCGTCGCTTCGGAGGGCGTGGGTTTTCTTCCTTATCAGAAACCAATCCTAGTCATGCCGCCTTTGTACGCAAGCTCCAACGAGAGATGAAACGCCATGAAACGTTATCGGTGCCTCTTAAGCAGCTGGAGTTGACGGTGTTTGACTTTGAGACGACTGGGTTTTGGCCAGACAAAGGCGATGTCATTCTGTCCATCGGTGCGATTAAAGTGAGAAACGGCGAATGTACAGACGACACCTTTTATTCAACGGTCTTATACGAAGAGCCGCTTGCGCCAGAAATCGCTGAGTTGACGGGGCTTACGCATGAAGAATTGCTCGATTCTCCAGCAATAAAGGATGTGCTCGCATCGTTTCTCTCTTTTGTTGGTACCGATGTATTGGTCGCTCACCATGCAGGACATGAAAAGCGATTTATGGAGGCGGCGTTTTTAGACACGTGGGGAATGGGCTTCAAGCGACGTATTGTCGATACGATGTGGCTTGCTAGACTGGCGTATCAATCTGCAGAATTAACGACACTTGACGAGTGCTGTCAAGCAGCAGGCATTGAGATTGAGCATAGGCATCATGCCCTTGAGGACGCGAAAGTGACGGCCACGCTCTGGTGCAACAGTGTGTCCAGCTTTGAAAGAGGATCTGTGAGAACGCTGCAGGATGTATACGAACAGCTCGGCATGTTTTAA
- a CDS encoding DUF294 nucleotidyltransferase-like domain-containing protein, whose protein sequence is MTDTPDVYEEIRIWRDEQLSEAAYHPAKLRELHDHVLTRTAEAALGRFSRVYGEPPVAFNWFVMGSAGRMEQASASDQDHGIVFTEEGHEEYFLGLGKELSDGLYELGYPYCEGKVMSSYPRWCKSEAGWFEQLEYWMNESAWETIRHLIIFMDGRTVLGDDTLLARSKGHVFKRVLQKQDVLCRMEENTRKRKKAMGVFDQLLPEDHGPHTGALQLKETALLPFINSVRLMAIEEALLETSTLDRLEQLSRRFPGNTDLPRWRTDYENLLALRLRLKEANSAYEDVHYVDVKSLGKEDKKQLKHLLKEAGRIHQQIHQKVRKGCSSHAISTNF, encoded by the coding sequence GTGACTGACACTCCAGATGTATACGAAGAGATCAGGATCTGGCGTGATGAGCAGTTGAGTGAAGCGGCTTATCATCCTGCAAAGCTTCGAGAACTTCATGATCATGTTTTGACGCGAACGGCGGAGGCGGCACTCGGCCGCTTTTCGCGCGTTTACGGGGAGCCGCCTGTGGCGTTTAACTGGTTTGTGATGGGAAGTGCGGGACGAATGGAACAGGCGTCAGCGAGTGATCAGGATCATGGTATTGTCTTCACTGAAGAGGGGCATGAAGAGTATTTTCTGGGGCTTGGAAAAGAGCTAAGTGATGGCTTGTACGAGCTTGGGTACCCTTACTGTGAAGGAAAGGTAATGAGCTCCTATCCACGCTGGTGCAAATCTGAAGCAGGTTGGTTTGAACAGCTCGAATATTGGATGAATGAGAGTGCGTGGGAAACAATTCGTCATTTAATCATTTTCATGGATGGACGCACAGTTTTAGGTGACGATACTTTGCTTGCCAGGAGCAAAGGCCATGTGTTCAAGCGTGTGCTTCAAAAGCAGGACGTGTTGTGCCGAATGGAGGAAAACACGCGCAAACGAAAAAAAGCAATGGGTGTCTTTGATCAGCTGTTGCCGGAAGACCATGGACCACATACCGGAGCACTGCAATTAAAAGAAACAGCGCTGCTCCCTTTTATCAATAGTGTTCGTTTGATGGCGATTGAAGAGGCATTGCTGGAAACCTCAACCTTAGACCGTTTAGAGCAGTTAAGTCGTCGCTTTCCTGGCAATACAGATTTGCCGAGGTGGCGTACCGATTACGAAAACCTGTTAGCCCTTCGCTTGCGTTTAAAAGAAGCAAACAGTGCCTATGAGGATGTCCATTACGTCGATGTGAAATCGTTAGGGAAGGAAGACAAGAAACAGCTCAAGCATTTGCTCAAAGAAGCTGGACGTATTCATCAGCAAATTCATCAAAAAGTAAGGAAAGGGTGCTCCTCCCATGCCATTTCAACGAATTTCTGA